The genomic segment TTCACCTTAGTGTGGTGGGTCGGGAGAACATCCCCGATGAGGGCGGTGCTCTGATAGCTTCCAATCATGTCAGCTATCTCGATCCGCCGATACTTGGAGCTGCCTTGAAGAGGGAGTTGTTTTACATGGCCCGCGATACGCTGTTCAGGCCGAAACCGGTCGGCGATTTCCTCAGATACCTGAACGCCTTCCCTGTCAAGCGGGATAGGCCGGATAGAAAAGCTTTAAAAACCGCCATCACGCTTCTTGAAAGCGGCAAGCTCGTGCTCGTCTTCCCCGAGGGCACGCGCAGCTATGACGGGAGTTTAGGTAAACCCCACCTTGGAGTTGGTTTCATCGTTTATCACTCCACCGTTCCGGTTATCCCGACTTACATCAGCGGCACCGAGAAGGCGCTTCCACGCGGCGCCCTTCTCATAAAACGGGCCGAGATAAACGTCCACTTCGGCCGCCCTATGGATATGAAGGAGCTCAGGAACGCGTCCCGTCCCAGGGAGGTCTATTCGAAGATCGGAGAGAGAATCATGTCCGAGATAGCGAAACTTCAGGCGAGATACAGGAAAGGTTCTGACGGAAGATGAGAGGAGATGAAAAGGTCAATCACGAGTTGAGAAGGAAAGCAATTCACTTCGCGGGACTGTTAATCCCCTTTTTTTACTACTTCTTCCCCGAGGATAAGAAGAGTCTTGCCGTAGTAATCCTTAGTGCTGTAGCCCTGGTCTATTTCACCTCGGAGCTCCTGAGGTTCGTGTATCCTCCGATAAATCGGCTTTTGATCATGCGTTTCTCCGCCTTGCTCAGGAAGGACGAACATCAGAAGGTGACCGGCTCTGGGTATTATCTCATCGGCGCTCTTCTGAGTATAATCCTTTTCTCCAAGGTGATCGCCATCGTCAGCATGATGTTTCTGATATTCGGCGATTTCTTCGCCGCCGTGGTGGGGATAAAGTGGGGTAGGACGAAGCTGATAAGGTCGAAGAGTTTAGAGGGGAGCTCGGCCTGTTTTCTCTCCTGCCTGGTCATAAGCCTCCCTTTACTCCCACCACATGTCGCCCTTACCGGAGCGTTCATCGCCACTTTGGCAGAGCTGTTGCCGCTAAAGATAAACGATAACCTCCTCATCCCCATTCTCTCCGGCCTAGCGATGCATCTGATGTCGAAGCTTTAGGCGTTAAAAGATCTGCCGTTGATAAAACCGCTGTGGCGGTGGTTGTTAAGGTCTCTGTCCTCGCCCGGACCCTGTGGAATAAGACCATAAGGTTCTCATGGTTTGTCTCTCTCCTTGCCGAGATAACCTCCCCCGCCTGTTTCCCAGCTTGACTAACCCACTACATTGTTCTTTTGTAATTCAGGCACTTGACACCGATGGATCCGCCCTGGAGAAAGCCAGAAATGCCATCAGCTCAAAACGGCATCTACGGAGGGATATTGGCATCACATCCCCGCGGATAATCGAGCGTCAGGGCGTATGGATCGTTGTGAGAAAACCCTGGACGCCTGATATCGATGAGTGGACGCATTATCTTCACGGGCCGGACAGCAATCCCGTGGCGAACGATAAGGTGGTCGGACCGCCTAAACATTATCAGTGGATCGCCGGACCGCTGTGGTTCAGATCACATGACACCGATTCGAGCGTAACAGCAATCGTGACAGTGCTCGGCAGGATCTTCTACCTCGTCGACGAGGCGCCGATCAGCCTGACCGGCGACCATCCGCTTCCGGACAGATGGTTTCTGGTCGCCCAAGACGCGTTCAACGGAGTTCTGCTCTGGCAGGTGCCGATCGAGAGATGGGGCTGGCGTGAATGGAAGGAGTCACACGCCTTGACGCCCGCACGGGCAAGGTGATGCAGGTTTACAAAGGCACTGAGGACACGAGAGAGAGCCTGTATTGCAAAGGCGTCCTCATACTCTCCGTTTTCCGCGATGGTCGCCTGAAATTGATGGCGGTCGACGCTCAAACCGGCAAAACCTTATGGATGACGAGGGATTACAGCGGCTCGAAGATGGAGTACATCACCTTTGTCCGCGGCAAGCATCCATCCGTCGATCCCGTGCTTAACCCCTCCGCCGATGGAGATGCCGTCTGTTTCGTGGACGGTAACTCGATCGTCTGTCTGGACTTCAAAACCGGCGAGGAGCGATAGCGCACAAAGGTCGAGGACAAGGGGAACGGACTCTGGATCGGCACGCTTATCCTCCACAGTGGGGTTGTCCTCTACGCGAGTCCGGAGAAGCTAATGGCTTTCTCGGTCGAGAACGGTGAGAAGCTATGGGAGCGGCCGAAGCACCCTTTAACTTGGCTGTGGTTTCAGTGGAAGGACGTCTTTGTGATCAATGCTCTTCATAGCGGGGCCGCCCGATATCGTCGACCCCAAGGATCCCTTCGCCGCTTTCGAAGGCAGAAGAGGCGCTCTTTTATGGGTGATCGATGCCGATTCGGGCGAGAGGCTTCGGGAGTACAAGCTCAATTCGCCGCCCGTTTTTAACGGTATGGCGGCCGCTGCCGGACGTCTTTATCTCTCCACATTGGACGGGAAGGTCATCTGTTTCGAGTAGGGGGAGGCGCTCAGCTCACCTTACGAGAATGGTGCCGAGACGATAGGAGCCATCATCACATCGATCAACGAGCGGCAGGGCGATAATCCGCCCGTCGAGCGGATCTACAAGCGTCAGCCGTAGCTCATATCTACCCGGAGGAACATCGCGGAAGACGATTTCCTTAACCACAGGATAACTTTTACCCTTAATCCATCTGTCCGTCTCCATCGGACCCGCCCGGCAGGTGCCGATGACCCTCCCATCGGCATCCGCGAGGAGCACTCGCAGCTCATATCGCTGTAGCGCCCGACCGACTCCTCTATTGACCCATTCCATCTCAAGCGAGAACGCCTCGCCGTTTCTGATGGCTCCCGGGTAACGCACGCGTGTCGGAAGAAGTCGATAGCCCATGTTGCGCAGACCATATGCGATCAGGTCCGGCCGTTCATACAGGAAATCCCTGGCATCTCTGGCCTGCCAGCCCAACAGGTTGATGTAATTGGGATGCAAGCTGAGGGCGTCCTCGACGAACCAGGTCACGTGCTCCCTGCCTCCTTGCTTTGCCTGCCGATATCCCACGACGAACTCGCAGACCATAGGGGCTTTCCTCCAGATACGGAACGCCTCCTCGCATAATCGACGCTCATTCGAGTGCACCGCTCCGCCGACCCCGTCCCGTCGGAAAGTCACGTTGTCCTTCCTCAACGCGTAATCGAAGGCCGAATA from the Candidatus Poribacteria bacterium genome contains:
- a CDS encoding 1-acyl-sn-glycerol-3-phosphate acyltransferase, with protein sequence MYGSYSEKRFQNILYRIAVPLFTWAFHLSVVGRENIPDEGGALIASNHVSYLDPPILGAALKRELFYMARDTLFRPKPVGDFLRYLNAFPVKRDRPDRKALKTAITLLESGKLVLVFPEGTRSYDGSLGKPHLGVGFIVYHSTVPVIPTYISGTEKALPRGALLIKRAEINVHFGRPMDMKELRNASRPREVYSKIGERIMSEIAKLQARYRKGSDGR
- a CDS encoding PQQ-binding-like beta-propeller repeat protein, yielding MEGVTRLDARTGKVMQVYKGTEDTRESLYCKGVLILSVFRDGRLKLMAVDAQTGKTLWMTRDYSGSKMEYITFVRGKHPSVDPVLNPSADGDAVCFVDGNSIVCLDFKTGEER